Proteins encoded within one genomic window of Flavobacterium gilvum:
- a CDS encoding DUF4382 domain-containing protein, which produces MKKFKLQILGIFTMILMSLTLFSCDQTDSSDSNQATSRFMVKMTDAPGDYDQVNVEVLDVMIKGNSDSGENGWISVGDKTQVGEGKIYDLLKLTGGTNIMLTDSLIPSGKLGQIRLVLGDENTVVVGGKSFNLTTPSAQQSGLKLLVNQTLMAGSTYEFLLDFDVNKSIVTTGNTGFILKPVIRASTMEASGVIKGVVSPAVDYQVLASVQKGENIFSAFVKIDDKDGDTTDGDGTFQINGIPPGTYTLTLTPNPTSGKTPITVANVIVVNGQTTDVGNVTFP; this is translated from the coding sequence ATGAAAAAATTTAAATTGCAAATTCTAGGAATTTTCACAATGATATTAATGAGTTTGACTCTTTTTAGTTGTGATCAGACTGATAGCTCAGATAGTAATCAAGCAACATCAAGATTTATGGTGAAAATGACAGATGCTCCCGGCGATTATGATCAGGTAAATGTAGAAGTGCTTGATGTGATGATTAAAGGAAATTCGGATTCTGGTGAGAATGGCTGGATAAGTGTTGGCGATAAAACCCAAGTAGGGGAAGGTAAAATTTATGATTTATTAAAATTGACAGGAGGGACCAACATTATGTTGACAGATAGTTTAATTCCTTCGGGCAAATTGGGCCAAATTCGATTGGTTCTTGGAGATGAGAACACAGTTGTTGTAGGTGGAAAATCTTTTAATCTAACAACTCCTAGTGCACAACAGTCTGGACTGAAATTACTCGTAAATCAAACGCTGATGGCTGGTTCTACCTATGAATTCCTTTTGGATTTTGATGTGAATAAATCTATTGTTACAACAGGGAATACAGGTTTTATCTTAAAACCGGTTATTCGTGCCTCAACAATGGAAGCATCGGGTGTAATTAAAGGAGTTGTCAGCCCCGCGGTCGATTATCAGGTTTTGGCATCTGTTCAAAAAGGCGAGAATATTTTCTCTGCTTTTGTGAAAATTGATGACAAAGACGGCGATACAACTGATGGTGATGGTACTTTCCAAATTAACGGAATTCCACCCGGAACCTATACGTTGACATTAACTCCTAATCCAACTTCGGGAAAAACACCAATAACAGTTGCTAATGTTATTGTAGTCAATGGACAAACAACAGATGTTGGGAATGTCACTTTTCCGTAA
- a CDS encoding deoxynucleoside kinase, which produces MHIAIAGNIGSGKTTLTRLLSKHFKWEPHFEEVVDNPYLDDFYHQMERWSFNLQIYFLNSRFRQIMQIRESGKKIIQDRTIYEDAHIFAPNLYAMGLMTQRDFENYTSLFELMESFVKAPDLLIYLRSSIPNLVGQIHKRGRDYENTISIDYLSRLNERYEAWVHTYNKGKIMIIDVDNINFVDNPEDLGNIINRIDAELNGLF; this is translated from the coding sequence ATGCATATAGCTATAGCAGGAAACATAGGTTCAGGAAAAACAACATTAACCCGTTTATTGTCGAAGCATTTTAAATGGGAACCTCATTTTGAAGAAGTAGTAGACAATCCTTATCTTGACGACTTTTACCATCAAATGGAGCGTTGGTCCTTTAATTTGCAAATTTATTTCCTGAACAGTCGTTTTCGCCAGATCATGCAAATTCGTGAAAGTGGTAAAAAAATTATTCAGGACAGAACTATTTATGAAGATGCCCATATTTTTGCGCCCAATCTTTATGCTATGGGATTAATGACGCAGCGAGATTTTGAAAATTATACTTCTCTTTTTGAATTGATGGAGTCCTTTGTCAAAGCACCTGACTTGTTGATTTATTTAAGAAGTTCTATTCCAAACTTGGTTGGACAAATTCATAAGCGAGGGCGTGATTACGAAAACACAATCTCGATTGATTATTTAAGTCGTCTTAACGAGCGTTACGAAGCTTGGGTACATACCTACAACAAGGGAAAAATAATGATTATTGATGTAGATAATATCAATTTTGTAGATAATCCAGAAGATTTAGGAAATATTATCAACCGTATCGATGCCGAATTGAACGGTTTGTTTTAA
- a CDS encoding carboxy terminal-processing peptidase translates to MKPIIRFMKRNYKILIAVVCLSATLFAFNIKSKSAVDPEKDKLLLELLTFVIEKGHYNPAVIDDNFSKGVYKDYIAALDPSKRFFLQSDINEFSKFELDLDDQLKARDLTFFNLTYDRLMLRMEESKKIYKDILSKPFDYTVEEDFNVDYDKAPYVKNSAELRERWRKQIKLSTLSSFTDRQKNELDKKEGKEVTTPATSSITDKQKTEEDKKVKNSDYVVKSDEVLEKETRESSLNSLNESFGFMNDLKRDDWFTLYINSIMSRFDPHTTYFAPEEKERFDVSMSGKLEGIGARLQKKNDYTEISELISGGPAWRGKQLEAGDLVMKVAQGNGVPVDVVGMRLDDVVKKIKGPKGSEVRLTVKKVDGTIQVISIIRDIVEIEETYAKSSVVEKNGVKYGVIYLPKFYIDFENKDGRDAGKDIALEVDRLKKAGVKGIALDVRDDGGGSLSTVVDIAGLFIEQGPIVQIKSAGRKKEILYDTDKKIEWDGPLVIMVNEFSASASEILAAAIQDYKRGIIIGSKQTYGKGTVQNVIDLNQFVRNNSAGDLGALKTTTQKFYRINGGSTQLEGVSSDVVMPDRYSYLKMGERDEENAMPWDKIDAAPYATWTNTSKFDQAIANSKKRIENNIQFKLIEENAKWIDSRSKENTYSLNLNKFKVAQNQIEQTAKKYKPIVDYKNNLKFTSLPYEMEGFVKDPVLKEKRDRWHESLAKDIYVEEALNILEDLQSKSIAKTGIVAGDKKKLVKS, encoded by the coding sequence ATGAAACCTATTATTAGATTTATGAAAAGGAATTACAAAATACTCATAGCGGTGGTATGCCTTTCGGCGACCTTGTTTGCGTTTAATATAAAATCAAAAAGTGCCGTAGATCCTGAGAAAGACAAATTGCTTTTGGAGTTATTAACGTTTGTAATTGAGAAAGGACATTATAATCCTGCAGTTATTGATGATAATTTTTCAAAAGGAGTTTACAAAGACTATATTGCTGCTTTGGATCCTTCAAAACGTTTTTTCCTGCAGTCAGATATCAATGAGTTTTCTAAATTCGAATTGGACCTGGACGATCAGTTGAAAGCGAGGGATTTAACTTTCTTTAATCTTACTTACGATCGTTTGATGCTTCGTATGGAAGAAAGTAAAAAAATATACAAAGATATTTTGTCAAAACCGTTTGACTACACTGTTGAGGAGGATTTTAATGTTGATTACGACAAAGCTCCTTATGTCAAAAACAGCGCAGAATTGAGAGAAAGATGGAGAAAGCAAATAAAGCTATCTACATTGTCTTCATTTACGGACAGACAAAAAAACGAACTAGATAAAAAAGAAGGAAAAGAAGTTACAACTCCTGCAACATCATCAATTACTGACAAGCAAAAAACAGAAGAAGACAAAAAGGTCAAAAATTCTGATTATGTTGTTAAATCTGATGAAGTTCTAGAGAAAGAAACCAGAGAGAGTTCTTTGAATTCACTAAACGAGTCGTTCGGATTTATGAACGATTTGAAAAGGGATGATTGGTTTACTTTGTATATTAATTCCATTATGTCTCGTTTTGACCCGCACACCACTTATTTTGCTCCCGAAGAAAAAGAGAGATTTGATGTGAGTATGAGCGGTAAACTTGAAGGAATTGGCGCGAGATTGCAAAAGAAAAACGATTACACCGAAATTTCAGAGTTGATTTCTGGAGGTCCAGCTTGGAGAGGAAAACAATTGGAAGCAGGGGATTTGGTGATGAAAGTGGCACAAGGAAATGGAGTTCCTGTTGATGTTGTTGGAATGCGTTTAGACGACGTGGTTAAAAAAATCAAGGGACCAAAAGGGTCTGAGGTTCGATTAACCGTAAAAAAAGTAGACGGAACCATTCAGGTGATTTCTATTATTCGTGATATCGTTGAGATTGAAGAGACCTACGCAAAATCAAGTGTGGTTGAAAAAAACGGTGTGAAATATGGGGTTATTTATTTGCCTAAATTTTATATTGATTTTGAAAATAAAGATGGAAGAGATGCCGGCAAAGATATTGCCTTGGAAGTGGATCGTTTGAAAAAAGCAGGAGTAAAAGGTATTGCTCTTGATGTACGTGATGACGGAGGTGGATCTTTGTCAACTGTTGTGGATATTGCCGGATTATTTATTGAGCAAGGACCAATCGTTCAGATAAAATCTGCAGGTAGAAAAAAAGAAATCCTCTACGATACTGATAAAAAAATTGAATGGGATGGGCCATTGGTTATTATGGTAAATGAATTTTCGGCTTCTGCATCAGAGATTTTGGCAGCCGCAATTCAAGATTATAAGAGAGGGATTATCATTGGAAGCAAACAAACTTATGGTAAAGGTACTGTTCAAAATGTAATCGATTTGAATCAATTTGTTCGTAATAATTCTGCAGGAGATTTAGGAGCGTTGAAAACAACCACTCAAAAATTTTATAGAATCAACGGCGGGTCTACTCAACTAGAAGGAGTAAGTAGTGATGTGGTTATGCCAGATCGTTATTCTTACTTAAAAATGGGAGAGCGTGATGAAGAAAATGCAATGCCATGGGACAAAATCGATGCGGCTCCTTATGCAACTTGGACAAATACTTCAAAATTTGATCAGGCTATTGCCAACAGTAAAAAAAGAATTGAAAATAATATTCAATTCAAATTGATTGAAGAAAATGCTAAGTGGATTGACAGCAGAAGTAAAGAAAACACATATAGTTTAAATTTGAATAAATTTAAAGTTGCTCAAAATCAAATTGAGCAAACTGCTAAAAAATATAAACCAATTGTGGATTATAAAAACAATTTGAAATTTACCTCATTGCCTTACGAAATGGAAGGATTTGTTAAAGATCCCGTCTTAAAGGAAAAGAGAGACAGATGGCATGAAAGCTTGGCTAAAGATATTTATGTAGAAGAGGCTTTAAATATTTTGGAAGATTTACAGTCAAAATCAATTGCAAAAACGGGTATTGTCGCCGGGGATAAAAAAAAGTTGGTTAAGTCTTAA
- the surE gene encoding 5'/3'-nucleotidase SurE — MKSERPLILITNDDGVSAPGIRTLIEVMATIGNVVVVAPDKPQSAMGHAITINDTLYLNKISKDSDAIMEYSCSGTPVDCVKIAVHEILKRKPDLCVSGINHGSNSSINVIYSGTMSAAVEAGIEGIQAIGFSLLDYDWNADFEPVKSYIKTITLEVLKNKLPEGVILNVNFPKLKENEIKGIKICRQANALWSEKFDKRKTPQGKDYYWLTGEFINQDKGEDTDEWALKNGFISIVPVQFDLTAHHAIQNLTNRNWNQ; from the coding sequence ATGAAAAGTGAAAGGCCTTTAATACTAATTACAAATGACGATGGCGTATCGGCTCCCGGCATAAGAACTTTAATCGAAGTAATGGCGACAATTGGCAATGTTGTTGTCGTAGCACCAGATAAACCGCAAAGCGCGATGGGTCATGCTATCACGATAAACGACACCTTATATCTCAATAAAATTTCCAAAGACTCAGATGCAATCATGGAATACAGTTGCTCCGGAACCCCAGTGGATTGTGTAAAAATAGCCGTGCACGAAATTCTGAAACGCAAACCCGACCTTTGTGTTTCGGGTATCAACCATGGATCTAACTCGTCGATAAATGTTATTTATTCTGGAACCATGAGTGCCGCCGTAGAAGCTGGAATTGAAGGCATCCAAGCCATCGGTTTCTCCTTGCTCGACTATGACTGGAATGCCGATTTTGAACCTGTCAAATCATATATCAAAACCATCACGCTCGAAGTTCTGAAAAACAAGCTTCCCGAAGGCGTGATTTTGAACGTGAATTTTCCAAAATTAAAAGAAAACGAAATCAAAGGAATCAAAATTTGCCGTCAGGCTAATGCGCTTTGGAGCGAAAAATTTGACAAACGAAAAACCCCGCAAGGAAAGGATTATTATTGGCTTACCGGCGAATTTATCAATCAGGACAAAGGCGAAGACACAGACGAATGGGCGCTAAAAAACGGATTCATTTCTATTGTTCCTGTGCAATTTGACCTTACCGCACATCACGCCATACAAAACTTAACCAACAGAAATTGGAATCAATAA
- the lpxB gene encoding lipid-A-disaccharide synthase: MKYYIIAGEASGDLHGSNLMKAIYQEDPNANIRFWGGDLMQNVGGTLVKHYRDLAFMGFIEVLSNLKTILNNIKICKNDITQFNPDVIIYIDYPGFNMRIAKWAKQVGYKNHYYISPQIWAWKENRITAIKHDIDKMYVILPFEKDFYEIKHKFLVEFVGHPLIDAIHNQASIDANAFRTENHLSEKPIIAILPGSRKQEISKMLSVMLSVVKDFPNYQFVIAGAPSQELSFYQQFISGENIKFVSNKTYALLRNATAALVTSGTATLETALFKVPEVVCYKGSWASYQIAKRIITLKYISLVNLIMDREVVTELIQDDCSTTRIREELTKILEPNYRKALLENYDLLEEKLGGIGASKKTAQLIVDAIK, from the coding sequence ATGAAATACTATATTATTGCAGGAGAAGCTTCGGGGGATTTGCACGGTTCCAATTTAATGAAAGCAATCTATCAAGAAGACCCAAATGCCAACATCCGTTTTTGGGGTGGCGATTTGATGCAAAATGTAGGCGGAACTTTGGTAAAACACTATCGTGATTTAGCTTTTATGGGTTTTATCGAAGTGCTATCCAACCTAAAAACCATTTTAAACAATATTAAAATTTGCAAAAACGATATCACGCAATTCAATCCAGATGTAATTATTTACATTGATTATCCCGGTTTCAACATGCGAATTGCCAAATGGGCGAAACAGGTTGGATACAAAAATCACTACTATATTTCCCCTCAAATTTGGGCGTGGAAAGAAAACCGAATCACAGCTATCAAGCACGATATTGACAAAATGTATGTGATTTTGCCCTTCGAAAAAGATTTTTACGAAATCAAACACAAATTTCTGGTTGAATTTGTTGGCCACCCATTGATTGATGCCATCCACAACCAAGCGAGTATTGACGCCAATGCTTTCAGAACCGAAAATCATTTGTCCGAAAAACCCATTATCGCCATTTTACCCGGAAGCCGAAAACAGGAAATCAGCAAAATGCTGTCGGTCATGCTAAGCGTTGTCAAGGATTTCCCCAATTATCAATTTGTAATTGCTGGAGCACCAAGTCAGGAATTATCCTTTTACCAACAATTCATTTCTGGCGAAAACATAAAATTTGTCTCCAATAAAACCTATGCTTTATTGCGCAACGCCACCGCAGCACTGGTAACCTCTGGAACGGCCACACTCGAAACCGCCCTTTTCAAAGTGCCCGAAGTTGTATGCTACAAAGGCAGTTGGGCGTCCTATCAAATCGCCAAGCGAATCATCACCCTAAAGTACATTTCGCTCGTCAACCTAATAATGGATCGTGAAGTCGTAACCGAATTAATTCAGGACGATTGTTCAACCACACGTATCCGTGAAGAATTAACCAAAATCCTCGAACCCAATTACCGCAAAGCACTGCTTGAAAACTACGATTTACTCGAAGAAAAACTAGGCGGAATCGGTGCCAGCAAAAAAACAGCGCAATTGATTGTTGATGCCATAAAGTAG
- a CDS encoding GNAT family N-acetyltransferase, producing MAFERSIHPSKKDRNDFIRPQNCNQKHTKPDRKVSTKFIMDIEIKKINSSENEIVTELFDKYRTFYKQSNIELAKTYTKERLEKNEAQIYGAFKKENPKPIGFTLLYPKPSFVSTNKNWHIGYLFVEIDQRKKGIGQRLVNTALNFAKKEGAKFISLNTENDNYPAQKLYENLGFVREGFFSGYFYYQYNL from the coding sequence TTGGCTTTTGAAAGATCGATCCATCCTAGTAAGAAGGATAGGAATGATTTTATCAGGCCCCAAAACTGTAATCAAAAACATACCAAACCTGACAGGAAAGTATCTACGAAATTTATTATGGATATTGAGATAAAAAAAATTAATTCTTCAGAAAATGAAATAGTGACTGAGCTATTTGACAAGTATCGGACATTTTATAAGCAATCAAATATTGAACTTGCAAAAACATATACCAAAGAGCGTCTGGAGAAAAACGAGGCACAAATATATGGAGCATTCAAAAAGGAAAACCCCAAACCTATAGGATTTACGCTGCTGTATCCAAAACCTTCTTTTGTTTCCACTAATAAGAATTGGCATATTGGATATTTATTTGTTGAGATTGACCAACGCAAAAAAGGTATTGGACAGAGATTAGTTAATACAGCTTTAAATTTTGCCAAAAAGGAAGGAGCAAAATTCATTTCATTAAATACAGAAAATGACAATTATCCTGCCCAGAAGCTATATGAAAACTTAGGTTTTGTTAGGGAAGGTTTTTTTTCTGGCTATTTCTATTATCAATATAATCTCTAA
- a CDS encoding ComEC/Rec2 family competence protein: MKVFQFPLARITLVFIAGILLAYFLKPILPIVLIVLFVIAIVFLTSFYLSKANRKYQLLFGVTAFLLAFSVGVTTQTLHTDSNRKNNYTHYKNIFDKKHSFTLTLREKLKSTIYNDRYIAIINSIDNQKATGRILLNINKDSLKHSFIISNQIKVNAILNKNTPQKNPNQFDYQKYLENKQIYAQLYAEPNDIQVSPEISKDIWYYTAEFRTRIIQNLQKSKFNNKELNVAVALIMGQQQDIDNDIIQDYQYAGAVHILSVSGLHIGCILLFITYLLKPFPNTRKGAFIKLLIILVSLFLFGVLAGLAPSVVRSVTMFSFVAIGQFLKRSVNIYHTLLVSILLILLFEPSFLFDVGFQLSYIALFFIVWLQPLMANLWQPKNKIINYFWDILTISFAAQIGTLPLSIYYFHQFPGLFFVTNIIVIPFLSIIMGLGCLVMIFASFNWVPFYPAKILEISIYYMDKIIGYIASLQQFIIKDIPLNTSLLISSYLVIITVIIAFQYKNFKSLICALIAIITLQLSAFYTKWEIQNQTEFIVLNSSKNTQLLERSGNNVKLYANDSILKNSESNKLLASYLTVNFCTLKEKAKLTNLIFYKGNKILLIDSSTVFPKNAHPNILILTQSPKINFDRLLQALKPKMVIVDASNYKSFQKKWKATCSQQKIPFHATREKGFYVVSPK; the protein is encoded by the coding sequence ATGAAAGTATTTCAATTTCCACTAGCTCGAATCACATTAGTATTTATCGCAGGTATATTATTAGCCTATTTCCTAAAACCAATCTTACCGATTGTGCTGATTGTTCTTTTTGTTATAGCAATAGTTTTTCTAACGAGTTTTTATTTAAGTAAAGCAAACAGAAAATACCAATTACTATTCGGGGTGACGGCATTTCTTTTGGCCTTTTCCGTCGGGGTTACCACACAAACCCTCCACACCGATTCCAATCGAAAAAACAACTACACTCATTACAAAAATATTTTTGATAAAAAACACAGCTTCACACTCACATTAAGGGAAAAATTAAAAAGTACTATTTATAATGACCGTTATATTGCCATAATCAACTCGATTGATAATCAAAAAGCAACTGGTCGAATTCTGCTCAATATCAATAAAGACAGCTTAAAGCATTCTTTTATAATTAGCAACCAAATAAAGGTCAATGCGATTTTGAACAAAAACACGCCTCAAAAAAATCCAAACCAATTTGATTATCAAAAATACCTTGAAAACAAACAAATCTATGCCCAACTCTATGCGGAACCAAACGACATACAAGTAAGTCCCGAAATCTCAAAAGACATATGGTATTACACCGCAGAATTTAGAACCCGAATTATCCAAAATTTACAAAAAAGCAAATTCAACAATAAAGAATTGAACGTTGCTGTAGCCTTAATAATGGGACAGCAACAGGACATTGACAACGATATTATTCAGGATTATCAATATGCGGGAGCTGTACATATTCTGTCGGTTTCGGGATTGCACATAGGATGTATATTGCTGTTTATTACTTATCTGCTAAAACCATTTCCAAACACTAGAAAAGGGGCTTTCATCAAACTTTTAATAATACTTGTTTCTTTGTTTCTTTTTGGCGTTCTGGCAGGATTGGCGCCATCGGTGGTTCGTTCAGTAACGATGTTTTCGTTTGTGGCAATAGGGCAATTTCTAAAAAGAAGTGTCAATATTTATCACACTTTATTGGTATCCATATTACTTATTTTGCTTTTCGAACCTTCTTTTTTATTCGATGTTGGTTTTCAGTTGAGTTATATTGCGCTATTTTTTATTGTTTGGTTACAGCCTTTGATGGCAAATCTTTGGCAACCAAAAAACAAAATCATCAATTATTTTTGGGACATATTGACCATTTCGTTTGCGGCGCAAATTGGTACTTTACCTCTAAGCATCTATTATTTTCATCAATTTCCGGGACTCTTCTTTGTTACCAATATCATCGTGATTCCGTTCCTAAGTATTATTATGGGGCTGGGATGTTTGGTTATGATATTCGCTTCTTTTAACTGGGTTCCGTTTTATCCGGCAAAAATTCTGGAAATAAGTATTTATTATATGGATAAAATAATTGGTTACATTGCTTCTTTGCAACAATTTATAATCAAGGATATTCCTTTGAACACCTCACTATTAATCAGCAGTTATTTAGTAATTATCACTGTAATTATTGCTTTTCAATACAAGAATTTTAAAAGTCTGATTTGTGCATTAATCGCCATTATCACTCTTCAACTATCCGCTTTTTACACCAAATGGGAAATTCAAAATCAAACAGAATTTATTGTTCTAAACTCTTCAAAAAACACTCAACTTTTGGAACGAAGCGGCAATAATGTAAAACTGTATGCTAATGACAGCATTCTGAAAAACTCAGAAAGCAACAAACTATTGGCTTCTTATCTCACGGTCAACTTCTGCACTTTGAAAGAAAAAGCTAAATTGACAAATCTGATTTTCTATAAAGGAAACAAAATCCTGCTGATTGACAGTTCTACAGTATTTCCTAAAAATGCTCACCCCAACATTTTAATTCTAACGCAATCGCCAAAAATCAATTTTGATCGGCTGTTACAAGCTCTGAAACCCAAAATGGTTATCGTCGATGCTTCCAATTACAAATCCTTTCAAAAAAAATGGAAAGCAACTTGTTCCCAACAAAAAATCCCTTTTCACGCAACTCGCGAAAAGGGATTCTATGTGGTTAGTCCTAAGTAA
- a CDS encoding thioredoxin family protein: MKKIILVAFFLIGVSVSQAQELKWYTDVKEAVKVSNKEKKPLMLFFTGSDWCGWCIRLQNEVLKTPEFGKWANDNVVLVELDYPRRVEQSEELKKQNNELQHAFGIQGFPTVFFAKGTISKEGKVNFEGLGNTGYVAGGPSAWLAVADPFVKNAGMTETKKTKSKSKKA; encoded by the coding sequence ATGAAAAAAATAATTTTAGTTGCGTTCTTTTTGATTGGTGTAAGTGTTTCTCAAGCTCAGGAGCTAAAATGGTACACAGATGTAAAAGAAGCCGTCAAAGTTTCGAATAAAGAGAAAAAACCATTGATGCTGTTTTTTACCGGAAGCGATTGGTGCGGATGGTGTATTCGTTTGCAAAATGAAGTGCTCAAAACTCCAGAATTTGGTAAATGGGCCAATGATAATGTTGTATTAGTTGAATTGGATTATCCTAGAAGAGTAGAACAATCAGAAGAACTTAAAAAACAAAATAACGAGTTGCAGCACGCCTTTGGAATCCAAGGATTTCCAACTGTGTTTTTTGCCAAAGGAACGATTAGTAAAGAAGGAAAAGTGAATTTTGAAGGTTTAGGAAATACAGGTTATGTAGCTGGTGGACCATCAGCTTGGTTGGCGGTTGCAGATCCTTTTGTGAAAAACGCGGGTATGACCGAAACGAAAAAAACAAAGTCAAAATCTAAAAAAGCTTAA
- a CDS encoding peptide MFS transporter → MTENLSIEQIQSFKGKYPKQLWYLFFSEMWERFSFYGMRGMLYVFMTSQLLMKDTDANLQYGATQAWVYAFTFIGGLFADKIFGFRKSLFWGGLLMIIGSVILAIHPKEFFFIGVSFTIVGTGFFKPNISSMVGKLYKDDDNRRDAGFSLFYAGVNLGALIGGYICIAVANGNLWTSFVPVNLRWNYAFGFASIVMIISLLTFIQTQKSMGDIGLSPLLHLDNAKRKILEISTYVGSILIIPVIMIMVSNTIYTDYFMYLIGPISIVYLIYEMRSFTSSQNKKLIAAVIFMLFSVVFWAFFEQSGGSLSAFAVNNLNNTIFGVRLDPNGVNNSANSLFVIAFAALVGIVWLWMHKRKIEPNTVVKFGLAFLFLAGGFWIFYYTKFFADANGRTSLGLFSFGWFIITFGELCLSPIGMSAMTKLSPLKTQAVIMGMWFLASAYGQYFAGILGANIAEASENSSNLEKLKVYADGYQQLAIYALVAGIVLIVISPLVKKLMQEVK, encoded by the coding sequence ATGACAGAGAATTTATCAATAGAACAAATACAAAGCTTTAAAGGGAAATATCCAAAACAGTTGTGGTATTTGTTTTTCAGTGAGATGTGGGAGCGTTTTTCTTTCTATGGAATGCGCGGGATGTTGTACGTTTTTATGACCAGTCAGCTATTGATGAAAGATACAGATGCCAATTTGCAGTATGGCGCTACTCAAGCGTGGGTGTATGCTTTTACATTTATTGGAGGTTTATTTGCCGATAAAATTTTTGGTTTCCGAAAATCACTTTTTTGGGGTGGTTTGTTGATGATTATTGGAAGTGTTATTTTAGCGATACATCCTAAAGAGTTTTTTTTCATAGGAGTGAGTTTTACTATTGTTGGGACAGGTTTTTTTAAACCCAATATATCTTCGATGGTTGGAAAATTATACAAAGACGACGATAATCGAAGAGATGCGGGATTCTCACTGTTTTATGCGGGTGTGAACCTTGGGGCATTAATAGGTGGTTATATTTGTATTGCTGTGGCAAATGGTAATCTTTGGACATCTTTTGTTCCGGTTAACCTGAGATGGAATTACGCTTTTGGATTTGCATCGATAGTAATGATTATTAGTCTGCTTACTTTTATTCAAACTCAAAAAAGTATGGGAGATATTGGACTTTCTCCGCTATTGCATTTAGATAATGCAAAAAGAAAAATTCTTGAAATAAGTACTTATGTAGGTTCAATTTTGATTATTCCTGTCATTATGATTATGGTTTCAAATACTATATATACTGATTATTTTATGTATTTGATTGGACCAATATCAATTGTTTATTTGATTTATGAGATGAGAAGTTTTACATCGTCTCAAAATAAAAAATTAATAGCGGCTGTGATTTTTATGCTGTTTTCTGTTGTTTTTTGGGCTTTCTTTGAACAAAGTGGAGGTTCATTAAGTGCTTTCGCGGTAAATAATTTAAACAATACCATTTTTGGAGTGCGACTAGATCCAAATGGAGTAAATAATTCAGCCAATTCATTATTTGTGATTGCTTTTGCAGCTCTAGTGGGAATAGTTTGGTTGTGGATGCACAAAAGAAAAATTGAGCCAAACACAGTTGTGAAATTCGGTTTGGCGTTTTTATTTTTGGCAGGCGGTTTCTGGATATTTTATTATACTAAATTCTTTGCAGATGCCAATGGAAGAACTTCTTTGGGATTGTTTAGTTTCGGTTGGTTTATCATCACTTTTGGTGAACTTTGCTTATCACCAATTGGTATGTCGGCAATGACAAAACTTTCACCACTGAAAACTCAGGCGGTTATCATGGGAATGTGGTTTTTAGCAAGTGCTTACGGGCAGTACTTTGCGGGGATTTTGGGAGCCAATATTGCTGAAGCTTCTGAGAATTCCTCTAATCTTGAAAAATTAAAAGTCTATGCAGATGGTTACCAACAATTGGCCATTTATGCTTTGGTTGCCGGAATAGTTTTGATTGTTATTTCTCCATTGGTAAAAAAATTAATGCAAGAAGTAAAGTAA